In Streptomyces sclerotialus, one genomic interval encodes:
- a CDS encoding DUF3046 domain-containing protein codes for MRLTDFWQRMADHFGTAYADSFARDHVMSDLGGRTVNEALAAGWSAKEVWRVVCAVMNVPDEKR; via the coding sequence ATGCGGTTGACGGACTTCTGGCAGCGGATGGCGGATCACTTCGGGACGGCGTACGCCGACTCCTTCGCACGCGATCATGTGATGTCCGACCTGGGTGGCCGGACGGTCAACGAAGCACTCGCGGCGGGCTGGAGCGCGAAGGAGGTCTGGCGCGTGGTGTGCGCGGTGATGAACGTGCCGGACGAGAAGCGCTGA
- a CDS encoding rhodanese-like domain-containing protein produces MSAIDDLLAQARAELDRVEPHEAAAAQRDGGLLVDIRYAALRERDGTIPGALVVERNELEWRLDPTGDHRAPEATSHGLRVVVVCNEGYASSLAAVSLRRLGLRHATDLTGGFQAWRAAGLPVSPPGA; encoded by the coding sequence ATGAGCGCGATCGACGACCTCCTGGCGCAGGCCCGTGCGGAACTGGACCGGGTGGAGCCGCACGAGGCCGCTGCCGCCCAGCGGGACGGCGGGCTGCTGGTGGACATCCGTTACGCGGCACTGCGCGAGCGGGACGGCACGATCCCGGGCGCGCTGGTCGTGGAGCGCAACGAGCTGGAGTGGCGGCTCGATCCGACGGGCGACCATCGCGCGCCCGAAGCCACGAGCCACGGCCTCCGCGTCGTCGTGGTCTGCAACGAGGGGTACGCGTCCAGCCTCGCGGCCGTCTCCCTCCGCCGGCTCGGCCTGCGCCACGCCACCGACCTGACAGGAGGCTTCCAGGCGTGGCGGGCGGCGGGGCTACCGGTCAGCCCACCCGGCGCATAG
- a CDS encoding cysteine dioxygenase, which produces MTDTSATTTAVRIPTPPHPADGLGPTASELLGFVRRTAADADLIASLPLDPEGRTWIRLDGPGGSEAWLIGWPPGTGTGWHDHGGSRGAFAAAAGELTEQSLAAQLPTEGWKTLELADDVDRERRLSNGRGRAFGPHHVHQVFNASSAAHAVSVHAYYPPLPLMRRYSRSGPVLRLEEVERPEVWA; this is translated from the coding sequence ATGACCGACACATCCGCCACCACGACCGCCGTACGCATCCCCACTCCGCCGCACCCCGCCGACGGCCTGGGCCCCACCGCCTCCGAACTGCTCGGCTTCGTCCGCCGGACGGCCGCGGACGCGGACCTCATCGCCTCGCTCCCCCTCGACCCCGAGGGCCGTACCTGGATCCGGCTGGACGGGCCGGGCGGCAGCGAGGCATGGCTCATCGGCTGGCCGCCCGGAACGGGTACCGGCTGGCACGACCACGGCGGCTCGCGCGGCGCTTTCGCCGCCGCAGCGGGCGAGCTGACCGAACAGTCCCTCGCCGCCCAGCTGCCCACCGAAGGCTGGAAAACGCTGGAGCTCGCGGACGACGTGGACCGCGAACGACGGCTCAGCAACGGCCGCGGCCGGGCGTTCGGCCCGCACCATGTGCACCAGGTCTTCAACGCCTCGTCCGCGGCCCACGCCGTCTCCGTGCACGCCTACTACCCGCCACTGCCCCTCATGCGGCGCTACAGCCGCAGCGGCCCCGTACTGCGGCTCGAAGAGGTCGAGCGCCCGGAGGTCTGGGCATGA
- a CDS encoding AI-2E family transporter: MPRWLPRAMVLALALLACFQLASWAFHQLISLLLNILIAFFLALAVEPAVDWMAARGMRRGAATGLVFLAILVAGVGFMTLLGSMLAGQITTMVGEFPQYLDSVISWTNETFHTHLSRVEVQNNLLKSDWLQRYVQDSANNVLAVSATVLGSLFNLLTVALFSFYFAADGPRLRRALCSVLPPTRQAEVLRAWELAVAKTGGYLYSRGLMALISGIAHYVLLEILGVPYAPALGMWVGLVSQFIPTIGTYLAGALPMLIAFTVNPWYAVWVLGFVVVYQQLENYLLQPRITARTVDIHPAVAFGSVIAGTALLGAVGALIAIPATATLQAFLGAYVKRYEVTDDPRVLGRGRRRRGASLLAKVRHTLRAEQVAAPLKERRRTEKQQAEKQQVAEGQDRTADRDRTADQDRTADQDRPEGQDRGTDGRGEGGEGGEGGSRGESGGNRDGGTDGG, from the coding sequence ATGCCGCGCTGGCTGCCGCGCGCGATGGTGCTCGCACTCGCCCTGCTGGCCTGCTTCCAGCTGGCGAGCTGGGCGTTCCACCAGCTCATCTCGCTGCTGTTGAACATCCTCATCGCGTTCTTCCTGGCGCTGGCGGTGGAGCCGGCGGTGGACTGGATGGCGGCACGCGGGATGCGGCGCGGGGCGGCCACCGGGCTGGTCTTCCTCGCCATCCTGGTCGCCGGAGTGGGCTTCATGACCCTGCTCGGTTCCATGCTGGCCGGACAGATCACCACGATGGTCGGGGAGTTCCCGCAGTACCTCGACTCCGTGATCAGCTGGACGAACGAGACGTTCCACACCCACCTCTCACGCGTGGAGGTGCAGAACAACCTCCTGAAGTCCGACTGGCTCCAGCGGTACGTCCAGGACAGCGCCAACAACGTCCTCGCCGTCTCCGCGACCGTCCTGGGCTCGCTGTTCAACCTGCTCACCGTCGCGCTGTTCTCGTTCTACTTCGCGGCGGACGGGCCCCGGCTGCGCCGCGCGCTGTGCTCCGTACTGCCGCCCACCCGGCAGGCCGAGGTGCTGCGGGCCTGGGAGCTCGCGGTCGCCAAGACCGGCGGCTACCTGTACTCCCGCGGCCTCATGGCCCTGATCTCCGGCATCGCGCACTACGTCCTGCTGGAGATCCTGGGCGTGCCCTACGCACCCGCACTCGGCATGTGGGTCGGCCTGGTCTCGCAGTTCATCCCGACGATCGGCACGTACCTCGCGGGCGCGCTGCCGATGCTGATCGCCTTCACGGTGAATCCCTGGTACGCGGTCTGGGTGCTCGGCTTCGTGGTCGTCTACCAGCAGCTGGAGAACTACCTCCTGCAGCCGCGGATCACCGCGCGGACCGTGGACATCCACCCGGCGGTCGCCTTCGGATCGGTGATCGCCGGCACGGCGCTGCTGGGCGCGGTCGGCGCGCTGATCGCCATCCCGGCGACGGCGACCCTGCAGGCCTTCCTCGGCGCGTACGTCAAGCGGTACGAGGTCACGGACGACCCGCGGGTCCTGGGCCGCGGCCGCCGCAGACGGGGCGCCTCGCTCCTGGCCAAGGTGCGCCACACGCTCCGCGCCGAGCAGGTGGCGGCACCGCTGAAGGAGCGCCGGCGTACCGAGAAGCAGCAGGCCGAGAAGCAGCAGGTCGCGGAGGGCCAGGATCGGACGGCGGACCGGGATCGGACGGCGGACCAGGACCGGACGGCGGACCAGGACCGGCCGGAGGGCCAGGACCGGGGCACCGACGGTCGCGGCGAGGGCGGCGAGGGCGGCGAGGGCGGCAGTCGCGGCGAGAGCGGCGGAAACAGGGACGGCGGGACCGACGGCGGCTGA
- the recA gene encoding recombinase RecA yields the protein MAGTDREKALDAALAQIERQFGKGAVMRMGDRPNEPIEVIPTGSTALDVALGVGGLPRGRVVEVYGPESSGKTTLTLHAVANAQKAGGQVAFVDAEHALDPEYARKLGVDTDALILSQPDNGEQALEITDMLVRSGALDLIVIDSVAALVPRAEIEGEMGDSHVGLQARLMSQALRKITSALNQSKTTAIFINQLREKIGVMFGSPETTTGGRALKFYASVRIDIRRIETLKDGTEPVGNRTRCKVVKNKVAPPFKQAEFDILYGQGISREGGLIDMGVEHGFIRKSGAWYTYEGDQLGQGKENARNFLKDNPDLANEVEKKIKEKLGIGVKPEDLTAEPGADAAAGEAAEPAKAVPAPAAKGAKAAKAAAAKS from the coding sequence ATGGCAGGCACTGACCGCGAGAAGGCGCTGGACGCCGCGCTCGCACAGATTGAACGGCAATTCGGCAAGGGCGCAGTGATGCGCATGGGTGACCGGCCGAACGAGCCCATCGAGGTCATCCCGACCGGGTCGACCGCGCTCGACGTGGCCCTCGGCGTCGGCGGCCTCCCGCGCGGCCGCGTGGTGGAGGTGTACGGCCCGGAGTCCTCCGGTAAGACGACCCTGACCCTGCACGCCGTCGCCAACGCGCAGAAGGCCGGCGGCCAGGTGGCGTTCGTGGACGCCGAGCACGCCCTCGACCCCGAGTACGCGCGGAAGCTCGGCGTCGACACCGACGCCCTGATCCTCTCGCAGCCGGACAACGGCGAGCAGGCCCTGGAGATCACGGACATGCTGGTCCGCTCCGGCGCGCTGGACCTCATCGTGATCGACTCCGTCGCCGCCCTGGTGCCGCGGGCCGAGATCGAGGGCGAGATGGGCGACTCGCACGTCGGCCTCCAGGCCCGGCTGATGAGCCAGGCGCTGCGGAAGATCACCAGCGCGCTCAACCAGTCCAAGACCACCGCGATCTTCATCAACCAGCTCCGCGAGAAGATCGGCGTGATGTTCGGCTCGCCGGAGACCACGACCGGTGGCCGCGCCCTGAAGTTCTACGCCTCGGTGCGCATCGACATCCGCCGCATCGAGACCCTGAAGGACGGCACGGAGCCGGTCGGCAACCGCACCCGCTGCAAGGTCGTGAAGAACAAGGTCGCCCCGCCCTTCAAGCAGGCGGAGTTCGACATCCTCTACGGCCAGGGCATCAGCCGCGAGGGCGGCCTGATCGACATGGGCGTGGAGCACGGCTTCATCCGGAAGTCCGGTGCCTGGTACACCTACGAGGGCGACCAGCTCGGCCAGGGCAAGGAGAACGCCCGTAACTTCCTGAAGGACAACCCCGACCTCGCCAACGAGGTCGAGAAGAAGATCAAGGAGAAGCTGGGCATCGGCGTGAAGCCCGAGGACCTGACGGCGGAGCCCGGCGCCGACGCGGCGGCCGGCGAGGCGGCCGAGCCCGCCAAGGCCGTTCCGGCCCCCGCGGCCAAGGGCGCCAAGGCAGCCAAGGCCGCGGCGGCCAAGAGCTAG
- the recX gene encoding recombination regulator RecX: MTRRTHWPDSGEYDAAPVADGGSTDSGGPSPSRAGDGPPRTPEEQARAICLRLLTGNPRTKKQLADALQKRGIPDEAADEVLSRFEEAGLIDDAAFAGAWVESRHHSRGLARRALARELRTKGVESTLIDEAVGQLDPEQEERTARELVDRKLRSTRGLDRDKRLRRLAGMLARKGYPEGLALRVVRQALEAEGTDDPDLLDDYLPGD; this comes from the coding sequence GTGACCCGCCGAACGCACTGGCCAGACAGCGGCGAGTACGACGCCGCGCCCGTCGCCGATGGCGGCAGCACGGACAGCGGTGGCCCTTCCCCGTCGAGGGCCGGGGACGGGCCGCCGCGCACCCCCGAGGAGCAGGCGCGGGCCATATGCCTGCGCCTCCTCACCGGAAACCCACGCACGAAGAAGCAGCTCGCGGACGCGCTGCAGAAGCGGGGCATCCCCGACGAGGCGGCCGACGAGGTGCTCTCCCGCTTCGAGGAGGCCGGGCTGATCGACGATGCGGCGTTCGCCGGGGCGTGGGTGGAGTCCCGGCACCACAGCCGCGGCCTGGCCCGCCGTGCGCTGGCCCGGGAGCTGCGTACGAAGGGCGTGGAGTCGACGCTGATCGATGAGGCCGTCGGACAGCTCGACCCGGAACAGGAGGAGCGGACCGCCCGCGAACTGGTCGACCGCAAGCTCCGGTCCACGCGAGGCCTGGACCGGGACAAGCGTCTCCGCCGCCTCGCGGGCATGCTCGCCCGCAAGGGCTACCCGGAGGGCCTGGCCCTCCGCGTCGTCCGCCAGGCCCTCGAAGCGGAGGGCACCGACGACCCCGACCTGCTCGACGACTACCTGCCCGGGGACTGA